From a region of the Danaus plexippus chromosome 8, MEX_DaPlex, whole genome shotgun sequence genome:
- the LOC116774801 gene encoding uncharacterized protein LOC116774801 isoform X1, protein MRIVEFLIILIFIKSTRAGERQTKSLEELELDFEDEKNSMLATPVFEETTYEDFYDEIDNRIELDDSMNMIFFGPPSSFLRLDAESILHILTNTKKDLIPISRTLLAWDVVTDGKTSAFLQGREFLAFGSLLNDIPEEDLYYVNFGDPSVYKYFAKNYVNLNNRKFGVLAAAYRRYYGNNWYKNGFLVNDLGYMLCGFPSHDLKRITPSTFKELTFDVLSKLGRCSTHQKLTLYNIATHPDAYGEPHKWSSHEVGRLNSLFNCIPREEISSIQLEAIAAISPNVMKLIKQEKLSFFTKPQILRMNPKTRRIYILRVQLKNSLDIRQITKKSGSSRTCVDMTKYVQYVHFTVIYFQML, encoded by the exons ATGAGGATTGTCGAGTTTttgataattcttatttttattaagag tacaaGAGCTGGTGAAAGACAAACAAAATCCTTAGAAGAATTGGAACTAGATTTCGAAGATGAAAAGAATTCAATGTTAGCTACACCAGTATTCG AAGAAACGACTTATGAAGATTTTTATGACGAAATTGATAACAGAATTGAATTAGATGATTCCatgaatatgatattttttggtCCTCCTAGTTCTTTCTTAAGACTTGATGCAGAATCTATTTTACACATACTGACAAATACCAAGAAAGACTTGATACCGATTTCTCGGACATTGTTAGCTTGGGATGTAGTGACAG ATGGAAAAACTTCTGCTTTTTTACAAGGTCGGGAGTTTCTTGCCTTTGGAAGCCTTTTAAACGATATACCCGaagaagatttatattatgtaaattttggaGATCcatctgtttataaatatttcgcgaaaaattatgtcaatttaaataatagaaag TTCGGAGTTTTGGCTGCAGCGTATAGACGATATTATGGCAACAACTGGTATAAAAACGGTTTCCTTGTGAACGATCTCGGATACATGTTGTGTGGATTTCCGTCACACGATTTGAAACGCATAACGCCATCTACTTTTAAGGAGCTTACATTTGACGTTCTCAGTAAACTTGGTAGATGTAGTACTCATCAAAAGCTG actttatataatatagccACACATCCTGATGCTTACGGAGAGCCGCACAAATGGTCTTCGCATGAAGTTGGCAGgctaaattctttatttaatt GTATACCAAGAGAGGAAATAAGTTCAATTCAATTAGAAGCTATAGCAGCTATTAGTCCAAATGtaatgaaacttataaaacAGGAAAAGCTATCGTTCTTTACTAAACCGCAAATACTAAGAATGAACCCAAAGACGCgacgtatttatattttaagagtacaattaaaaaacagcCTCGATATAAGacaaattactaaaaaaagtGGTAGCTCCAGAACATGTGTGGATATGACTAAATATGTCCAATATGTTCATTTTACTGTGATTTATTTCcaaatgttataa
- the LOC116774801 gene encoding uncharacterized protein LOC116774801 isoform X2, with product MLATPVFEETTYEDFYDEIDNRIELDDSMNMIFFGPPSSFLRLDAESILHILTNTKKDLIPISRTLLAWDVVTDGKTSAFLQGREFLAFGSLLNDIPEEDLYYVNFGDPSVYKYFAKNYVNLNNRKFGVLAAAYRRYYGNNWYKNGFLVNDLGYMLCGFPSHDLKRITPSTFKELTFDVLSKLGRCSTHQKLTLYNIATHPDAYGEPHKWSSHEVGRLNSLFNCIPREEISSIQLEAIAAISPNVMKLIKQEKLSFFTKPQILRMNPKTRRIYILRVQLKNSLDIRQITKKSGSSRTCVDMTKYVQYVHFTVIYFQML from the exons ATGTTAGCTACACCAGTATTCG AAGAAACGACTTATGAAGATTTTTATGACGAAATTGATAACAGAATTGAATTAGATGATTCCatgaatatgatattttttggtCCTCCTAGTTCTTTCTTAAGACTTGATGCAGAATCTATTTTACACATACTGACAAATACCAAGAAAGACTTGATACCGATTTCTCGGACATTGTTAGCTTGGGATGTAGTGACAG ATGGAAAAACTTCTGCTTTTTTACAAGGTCGGGAGTTTCTTGCCTTTGGAAGCCTTTTAAACGATATACCCGaagaagatttatattatgtaaattttggaGATCcatctgtttataaatatttcgcgaaaaattatgtcaatttaaataatagaaag TTCGGAGTTTTGGCTGCAGCGTATAGACGATATTATGGCAACAACTGGTATAAAAACGGTTTCCTTGTGAACGATCTCGGATACATGTTGTGTGGATTTCCGTCACACGATTTGAAACGCATAACGCCATCTACTTTTAAGGAGCTTACATTTGACGTTCTCAGTAAACTTGGTAGATGTAGTACTCATCAAAAGCTG actttatataatatagccACACATCCTGATGCTTACGGAGAGCCGCACAAATGGTCTTCGCATGAAGTTGGCAGgctaaattctttatttaatt GTATACCAAGAGAGGAAATAAGTTCAATTCAATTAGAAGCTATAGCAGCTATTAGTCCAAATGtaatgaaacttataaaacAGGAAAAGCTATCGTTCTTTACTAAACCGCAAATACTAAGAATGAACCCAAAGACGCgacgtatttatattttaagagtacaattaaaaaacagcCTCGATATAAGacaaattactaaaaaaagtGGTAGCTCCAGAACATGTGTGGATATGACTAAATATGTCCAATATGTTCATTTTACTGTGATTTATTTCcaaatgttataa